The following are encoded together in the Phragmites australis chromosome 19, lpPhrAust1.1, whole genome shotgun sequence genome:
- the LOC133900626 gene encoding barwin-like: MAAITGGRVLAVAALLCAMVAMAAAQQASNVRATYHYYNPAQNGWDLNRVSAYCATWDANKPLSWRQKYGWTAFCGPSGPKGQAACGKCIRVTNRGTGAAITARIVDQCSNGGLDLDFETVFKKIDTDGRGYQMGHLNVDYQFVSC; encoded by the exons ATGGCGGCGATCACCGGGGGACGGGTGCTCGCGGTGGCTGCCCTTCTCTGCGCCATGGTGGCTATGGCTGCGGCGCAGCAGGCGTCCAACGTGCGGGCCACGTACCACTATTACAACCCGGCGCAAAACGGTTGGGATCTGAACCGCGTCAGCGCCTATTGTGCCACGTGGGACGCTAACAAGCCACTGTCGTGGCGCCAGAAGTACGGCTGGACCGCCTTCTGCGGGCCCTCCGGGCCTAAGGGCCAAGCTGCTTGCGGCAAATGCATCCGG GTGACGAACCGTGGGACAGGGGCGGCGATCACGGCGAGGATTGTGGACCAGTGCAGCAACGGCGGGCTGGACCTGGACTTCGAGACGGTGTTCAAGAAGATCGACACCGACGGCCGCGGCTACCAGATGGGCCACCTCAACGTCGACTACCAGTTCGTGAGCTGCTGA